One stretch of Arachis duranensis cultivar V14167 chromosome 1, aradu.V14167.gnm2.J7QH, whole genome shotgun sequence DNA includes these proteins:
- the LOC107485901 gene encoding vesicle-associated protein 1-2, with protein MSNGKLFSIESFELKFPFELKKQISCALQLFNKTDSYVAFKVKTTNPKKYCVRPNTGIVLPRSTCDIMVAMQAQKEAPPDMQCKDKFLLQSVKTFDGASTKDINSEMFNKEAGHLVEECKLRVVYVSPPQPPSPVPEGSEEGSSPKGSVSENGNVSSVDFTQASREFTERSDTQDKYAEGRALITRLTEEKSNAIQQNNKFHQEPDLLKREGNKNRSGVSFIIIVLIGLLGMIMGYLMRKT; from the exons ATGAGCAACGGGAAACTTTTTAGCATCGAATCTTTCGAGCTCAAGTTCCCCT TTGAGTTGAAGAAGCAGATCTCGTGCGCTCTCCAATTGTTCAATAAGACTGATAGCTATGTAGCTTTCAAG GTGAAAACAACTAATCCGAAGAAGTATTGTGTTCGTCCAAACACAGGAATTGTCTTGCCACGATCAACATGTGATATTATGG TTGCCATGCAGGCGCAAAAGGAAGCGCCACCTGATATGCAATGCAAGGATAAATTTCTTCTTCAGAGTGTGAAAACTTTTGACGGTGCTTCTACAAAAGATATCAATTCAGAAATG TTCAACAAAGAGGCAGGGCATTTGGTTGAGGAGTGTAAATTGAGAGTGGTGTATGTTTCTCCACCTCAACCACCATCTCCAGTCCCAGAAGGTTCCGAGGAAGGGTCATCGCCTAAAGGTTCTGTTTCAGAAAATGGGAATGTCAGTAGTGTTGACTTCACACAA GCATCAAGAGAATTTACTGAAAGATCCGATACTCAAGACAAATATGCAGag GGAAGGGCTCTTATCACAAGATTGACTGAAGAAAAAAGTAATGCAATTCAACAGAACAACAAGTTCCATCAGGAACCG GATCTTCTGAAGCGTGAAGGCAATAAAAATCGCAGTGGAGTCTCCTTTATCATTATTGTATTAATTGGCTTACTTGGCATGATTATGGGGTATCTCATGAGGAAGACCTAA